A part of Vibrio navarrensis genomic DNA contains:
- a CDS encoding conjugal transfer protein TraH, giving the protein MRRYFTHHLSTISVHKNIIPLLLIALPAMSHADANNALARFFDNSGYNANVSNPSAYQGQSANYYTGGSLFVRTPIVDAQLVSVTVPSISAGCSGIDMFMGGFSHVNSDQLVKLGKAIIHNAPPFLVNLALQTWAPQLKQNLDNLQAIADKYLNQSVNSCEAAQAAIGGLAAFAAPATKKHVCATLGTQNNAFSDWVQAQHECGAGGKAAGQLANAKNDSALKDITKTNHNVVWSAIMNNAFLSADVHLAQFMMSLSGTYVYDANGDPRYYPSLLTNNNNLVNVLLEGGKADIYQCRNTGAKECITITKANNLSISQANGIQSQIRKQLESILRHIATDQKLTDKQKSFLELTQTPVLKFFMDDLSANQTPEIGSYSRMIAVELLNQYLTNMLSIASQSLASTNNSVEDIALITRDIDNAKRFTTGLADKAIEALNQRNQLIESQRKTAQQSQKDIGTTTKPTPAYGN; this is encoded by the coding sequence ATGAGGCGCTATTTTACTCACCACTTATCCACCATTTCGGTGCATAAGAACATAATTCCCTTATTGCTCATCGCTTTACCCGCAATGAGTCACGCCGACGCCAACAACGCCCTAGCACGCTTTTTTGATAACTCGGGCTATAACGCCAACGTCTCCAACCCTAGCGCTTACCAAGGCCAATCCGCCAACTATTACACCGGAGGCAGCTTGTTTGTACGCACCCCCATCGTGGACGCGCAATTGGTCAGTGTCACCGTGCCCTCTATCAGTGCGGGTTGCTCGGGAATTGACATGTTTATGGGGGGGTTCTCTCATGTCAATTCGGACCAACTGGTGAAACTGGGTAAAGCCATTATCCACAACGCCCCCCCTTTTCTTGTCAACTTGGCCTTGCAGACTTGGGCACCACAGCTCAAACAAAACCTCGATAATCTGCAAGCCATTGCTGACAAATACCTAAACCAATCCGTGAATTCTTGTGAAGCCGCACAAGCTGCCATCGGTGGATTGGCGGCCTTTGCGGCACCCGCCACCAAAAAGCATGTTTGTGCCACGCTCGGCACACAAAACAATGCGTTCTCAGACTGGGTACAAGCTCAGCATGAATGTGGGGCGGGAGGTAAAGCCGCCGGTCAACTGGCCAACGCAAAAAACGACTCAGCCCTGAAAGACATCACCAAAACCAATCATAATGTGGTGTGGTCGGCAATTATGAATAACGCGTTTTTGTCGGCAGATGTACACCTCGCGCAATTTATGATGAGCCTATCAGGGACCTACGTTTACGATGCCAACGGCGACCCTCGCTACTACCCTAGCTTGTTGACCAATAATAACAACTTGGTCAACGTGCTCTTAGAAGGAGGTAAAGCCGACATTTACCAGTGCAGAAACACCGGAGCGAAAGAGTGTATTACCATCACCAAGGCCAACAACTTATCCATCAGTCAGGCCAACGGTATTCAAAGCCAGATACGCAAACAACTGGAATCGATACTACGCCACATCGCGACTGACCAAAAACTCACGGATAAACAAAAGAGCTTTCTAGAGCTGACCCAGACACCGGTACTCAAATTTTTTATGGATGATCTGTCAGCCAATCAAACACCCGAGATCGGCAGTTACTCACGCATGATAGCGGTAGAGCTTCTTAATCAATACCTCACCAATATGTTGAGTATCGCCAGCCAATCACTGGCCAGTACTAATAACAGTGTCGAGGATATCGCCCTCATCACGCGCGATATCGATAACGCCAAACGATTTACGACAGGACTTGCCGACAAAGCCATTGAGGCGCTTAACCAGCGCAACCAGCTTATCGAGTCACAACGAAAAACGGCGCAGCAAAGTCAAAAGGACATCGGCACAACCACCAAACCAACACCGGCTTATGGGAACTAA
- the trbB gene encoding type-F conjugative transfer system pilin assembly thiol-disulfide isomerase TrbB, whose product MPYRSILLLSFSLLAGSAHAAMQNQYALVFFFQSTCSYCHQASPKVTRLSERFQLPVYAFSVDATGIPGFEVPIPVTPEIGRTFFPENAKAIMPALFLMNVNSRKFSRLSIGDVPESTLAQSIQNALNDPRVQEALQ is encoded by the coding sequence ATGCCATATCGAAGTATCCTTTTGCTGAGTTTTTCGCTATTAGCTGGCAGCGCGCACGCCGCCATGCAAAACCAATACGCCTTAGTCTTCTTTTTTCAAAGCACTTGCTCGTACTGCCATCAGGCATCGCCTAAAGTCACTCGCCTTAGCGAGCGCTTCCAACTGCCCGTCTATGCTTTTTCTGTTGATGCTACAGGCATCCCAGGTTTTGAAGTTCCCATTCCGGTCACCCCTGAAATTGGCCGCACCTTTTTCCCTGAAAATGCGAAAGCGATCATGCCGGCCCTCTTCTTGATGAACGTAAACAGCCGCAAGTTTTCCCGCTTGAGCATCGGCGATGTGCCAGAAAGCACGTTAGCTCAGAGCATTCAAAACGCGCTCAATGATCCACGAGTGCAGGAGGCATTGCAATGA
- the traF gene encoding type-F conjugative transfer system pilin assembly protein TraF has translation MMMKKRLLYVITLGLLVQLPTLANETPPGWRWYNEPKPAPQSPKPESLPSNTQTTISSPKTLSATEQMAWFHTMHKEAQNDAVIHPKDKEKLARFLALNRFITDQTDQLGMTFKALLLEKPELSYTKDHPTEQAARQVYLELETKKKTEAVEKMKQEGWGFFFVYEGKDTLSQQLAPSIQAFADQYHFELLGISNDETFITNIKENRHNQGKVSVPFTPALILVHPSTGEMKPLAYGWISQNELLGRFYNVATNFEQSDF, from the coding sequence ATGATGATGAAAAAACGACTGCTTTACGTCATTACCCTAGGGCTGCTTGTTCAACTTCCCACCTTGGCTAATGAAACACCGCCAGGGTGGCGATGGTACAACGAACCCAAACCAGCCCCCCAATCGCCCAAACCCGAGTCACTACCAAGCAACACCCAAACCACCATATCAAGCCCGAAAACCTTGTCAGCAACCGAACAAATGGCGTGGTTCCACACCATGCATAAGGAGGCGCAAAACGATGCGGTTATCCACCCCAAAGATAAGGAAAAACTGGCCAGGTTCCTAGCGCTTAATCGATTTATTACCGACCAAACCGACCAGTTAGGCATGACCTTTAAGGCTTTACTACTGGAAAAACCCGAGCTCTCTTACACCAAAGACCACCCGACAGAGCAAGCCGCAAGGCAGGTATATTTGGAGCTTGAAACCAAAAAGAAAACCGAGGCCGTGGAGAAAATGAAGCAAGAAGGCTGGGGTTTTTTCTTTGTCTATGAAGGCAAAGACACGCTCAGTCAGCAACTCGCCCCATCCATTCAAGCCTTTGCTGACCAATACCATTTTGAGCTCCTTGGGATCAGTAATGATGAAACCTTCATCACTAACATCAAAGAAAACCGCCACAACCAAGGCAAGGTTTCAGTGCCGTTTACCCCCGCATTGATTTTAGTGCACCCAAGCACTGGAGAGATGAAGCCACTGGCGTATGGCTGGATAAGCCAAAATGAGCTACTTGGGCGTTTTTACAACGTCGCAACCAACTTTGAACAATCCGATTTTTAA
- the traN gene encoding type-F conjugative transfer system mating-pair stabilization protein TraN, producing MRLYFWTALALGLFCTLAFADDQQTFTDSANWAKQTASQALTPNALPLNIDEYCADETCRRDIRAPKESRLSDSDINSQKNLAFAEDETAQAIQNNFNKGKPDIKSDPAMRFALLGQEHAFEVTHGISNAYVDCDAGTQCLIENNTRICTSPTNNPVSCFETPYVSEQSIESGSVSFDYNGFTPIHYSLPEGVTEITGIRFPTVLTCQGLSCLPAINNGVKFLINNNVIHSKPYRDGSNTTEAERSLCTKGGFGYICLQKYPSFYQATALGTSSDITIDILKDAGLFNGTFTIDYKKGANLMKWQSSCSTLLPECKQTQRTCVEGAETRIINGISTYLSCWKYQVDHLCELADSCASLPNDCNEQSRSCSLKQNGVCVEEEIEKSCPDKSCRATQMQCGEQSFCLDGDCYAEEPKLNGNFDKSVAALAGLSEAVKDIGDPPQIFTGKPMMCDKKLAGFNDCCKDSGWGQDVGAKCSEAEEALGKAKEKGLTLYVGEYCAKKVLGVCTRKKRSYCVYDSKLAKIIQEQGAIGQLGKGLGSAKSPTCAPITPEELGQINFEYIDFKEFYPEMHANAQLPNFDEIKERLQSATGN from the coding sequence ATGCGCCTGTATTTTTGGACAGCGCTCGCGCTCGGCCTGTTTTGCACTTTGGCTTTCGCCGACGACCAACAAACTTTTACCGACAGCGCCAATTGGGCAAAGCAAACCGCGAGTCAAGCACTCACACCCAATGCGTTACCGCTTAATATCGATGAGTATTGCGCCGATGAAACCTGCCGCCGAGATATCCGCGCGCCCAAAGAATCGAGACTGTCTGACAGTGACATCAATAGCCAAAAAAACCTTGCTTTCGCTGAAGATGAGACCGCCCAAGCAATACAGAATAACTTCAACAAGGGTAAGCCTGATATAAAGAGCGACCCTGCGATGCGCTTTGCTTTACTCGGTCAAGAACATGCCTTTGAAGTGACCCATGGCATTTCTAACGCCTATGTGGACTGTGATGCGGGAACTCAGTGCTTGATTGAAAATAATACACGTATCTGCACCTCACCAACGAACAACCCTGTCTCTTGCTTTGAAACGCCTTATGTGTCTGAGCAAAGTATAGAAAGTGGCAGTGTTTCATTTGATTATAATGGTTTTACTCCTATTCATTATTCGCTGCCAGAAGGCGTAACAGAAATCACAGGGATCCGCTTCCCTACGGTACTCACATGCCAAGGATTAAGCTGTCTTCCGGCCATTAATAATGGGGTTAAATTCCTTATCAACAACAACGTGATCCACTCCAAACCCTACAGGGATGGCTCTAACACAACCGAAGCGGAACGAAGCCTCTGTACAAAAGGGGGATTTGGTTATATCTGCCTCCAAAAGTACCCGTCTTTCTATCAGGCAACCGCTTTAGGAACATCAAGTGACATCACGATTGATATTCTTAAAGATGCTGGATTGTTCAACGGTACATTCACTATTGATTACAAAAAAGGGGCAAACTTAATGAAGTGGCAATCCAGTTGCTCAACGTTATTGCCTGAATGTAAACAAACACAACGCACCTGCGTCGAAGGTGCAGAGACTCGCATCATTAATGGCATAAGCACTTATCTCAGTTGTTGGAAATACCAGGTTGATCACCTTTGTGAACTAGCAGACTCATGCGCCAGCTTACCCAACGACTGCAACGAACAATCTCGTTCTTGTTCACTCAAACAAAATGGGGTTTGCGTCGAAGAAGAGATTGAGAAAAGCTGTCCTGATAAGTCATGCCGCGCCACCCAAATGCAGTGCGGTGAACAATCCTTTTGCCTTGATGGCGATTGCTATGCGGAGGAGCCCAAACTTAATGGCAACTTTGATAAATCTGTCGCGGCATTAGCTGGCCTTTCCGAAGCGGTCAAAGACATTGGCGACCCGCCACAAATCTTTACCGGTAAACCCATGATGTGTGACAAAAAACTCGCCGGTTTTAACGACTGCTGCAAAGACTCGGGCTGGGGACAAGATGTTGGCGCAAAATGCAGCGAAGCAGAAGAGGCACTAGGCAAAGCTAAAGAGAAAGGATTAACCCTCTATGTCGGTGAATATTGCGCCAAAAAAGTCTTAGGCGTTTGCACTCGTAAAAAGCGTAGCTACTGCGTTTATGACAGCAAGCTTGCCAAAATCATTCAAGAGCAAGGCGCTATCGGGCAATTAGGCAAGGGACTTGGCAGTGCGAAAAGCCCTACCTGCGCCCCCATCACGCCTGAAGAGTTGGGTCAAATCAACTTTGAGTACATCGACTTTAAAGAGTTTTACCCTGAGATGCACGCCAACGCCCAGCTCCCTAACTTTGATGAAATCAAGGAACGGCTTCAAAGTGCGACGGGCAATTAA
- the trbC gene encoding type-F conjugative transfer system pilin assembly protein TrbC, which yields MTTLSFESALGRSLLFLSLIVSLPSHAYTEEELKAFAKLEQELSQQTSATNPFRIDQVQNQARAYQQEALEASRKIQELVKEESLSPLLGIQKPTRNPEQAPKGVMVFVSLTMPETALKQLLMQSEHLGVPLVIRGVLPEGFPATAKRIESLIRSPNKAPIQSGFSISPDWFKQFGITKVPAFVSVKPGRCLPEQPCSTTDYDILYGNISLYQALDYLALGDAQQNVQPLLRTLYSQ from the coding sequence ATGACCACACTATCGTTTGAGAGCGCCCTTGGGCGCTCTCTCCTTTTTCTGAGCTTGATTGTCTCACTCCCAAGCCACGCTTATACAGAAGAAGAGCTCAAAGCTTTTGCCAAGCTTGAGCAAGAGCTCAGCCAGCAAACCAGCGCGACAAATCCGTTTCGCATTGACCAGGTACAAAATCAAGCCCGTGCCTATCAGCAGGAAGCGCTTGAGGCTAGCCGAAAAATCCAAGAACTGGTGAAAGAAGAAAGTCTCTCTCCACTATTAGGCATTCAAAAACCGACACGTAATCCAGAACAAGCGCCCAAAGGGGTGATGGTCTTTGTGTCGTTGACCATGCCAGAGACCGCACTTAAACAGCTCTTAATGCAAAGTGAACATCTCGGTGTCCCTCTTGTCATACGTGGCGTTTTACCTGAAGGCTTTCCTGCGACCGCCAAGCGCATCGAGTCATTGATACGTTCACCCAACAAAGCCCCCATTCAGAGCGGATTTTCTATCAGCCCTGATTGGTTTAAGCAATTTGGCATCACCAAGGTGCCCGCCTTTGTCTCAGTAAAACCAGGTCGCTGCCTGCCTGAGCAGCCTTGCTCCACCACGGACTACGACATTCTTTACGGTAATATCTCGCTTTATCAAGCACTGGATTACCTCGCACTAGGGGACGCGCAGCAAAATGTTCAGCCCCTACTGCGCACCCTGTATTCACAATAG